Sequence from the Natronomonas marina genome:
TGTGGAGCCACGAGGTGAACCGCTGCCAGGCGTCCCGCATGAACTCCTCGCTGCCGACGTGGACGTCGCTGATGAGCGCCGCCTGGACCGGCCGGTCGGCCGTCGAGGGCTCGAACGTCCGGGGGACGTTCGGGAAGTGGATGTCGTCGACGAAGAGGATGCTGCCGTCGTCCGACAGCGACCCCTCGACGGCGATGACCTCGTCGTACAGCAGTTCGTCCACCAGTCCAGCGATTGGCCTGTCCTTCATGACGAGACAGGGGAAGACGCCGGTGGTGTCCTCCAGGTCGATTATCCAGTGGCCGGACTTCGTCGAACTGATGTCGGCGACCATCCCGACCATACCGGCCTCGCCGCCGCCGGGACTCGCCGACAGCGCGTCGGCGTTGCGGTGGTTGACCCGGCCCTTCAGTTTCCCGGCGAGGCGCTCGTAGCGGTCCCGGAAGGTCGACACGAAGTCGCCGTACTCGCCGGTCCCGGTCGAGCGGCCGGTCATGTCGTTGGCGACCGAGAGCGAGCGCAGCGAGGGGTCGATGTCGCGTCCCTCGGCGGACCCCTTCGTTTCGACTGGAACTCCCCCGCCCTCCTCTCCCTGCTCGTCGCCGGTCGTTCCAGTCGAAACGGAGGGGTCTTCGGGCGTCACGGCGTCCGGTTCGGCGCCGGCGGCCGACTCCGCGGTGGCGGCTCCGTCCGGGGGGGCCGTCCCGTTCGCCGTCGCCTCGCCGCTGACCGTTTCCGAGGTCTCCACCTCGTCGGCCTCGCCGCTCGCGGGTCCACCCACCCCGCTCGCCGTTCCCGAGGCCTCACTCCGTTCGGCCTCGCCGTCCGCTGCCGCCGAAATCGGGTCGCGGCGGCCGCGGGGTTTCCCGTCGAGGGCGTCCCGGACGTCGGCCGCCGAGAGTTTCAGCGCGTCGTCGGGCGTCGCCTCGACGGCCACCACCAGCGCGGTCTCGGGGTCTTCGGCACCGGCCAGCAGCGTTATTGCCTCCCTGTCTGCGGCGTAGCCGTGGCTCGCCAGTTCGCGTGCGATGCGGGCCGGCTCCTCCAGCGGCACACGCGAGGGTTGCCGCCGGCCGGCAAAAGCGTAGCGGACCCAGAACGTTCAAACGGACCGGGGCGCAAGTCCTCCCAATGAGTGACGCTGGGGACGGGCCCGACGACGGACGCCCGTCCGGCATCGTCGGCTGGCTGAAGTGGTTCTGGACGACCGACGAGGGGGTCGCCCTCTACGTCCGCGACGTGGTGACGAGCGTCGGAGCGGTCCTCGTCGTCGGCCTGCTCCTCTTCGCCGTCAGCGGTATCTGGCCGCCGATGGTCGCCATCGAGTCGGGCAGCATGAACCCGAACATGGAGCGCGGGGACCTCGTGTTCGTCGTGAGCGATGAGCGGTTCGTCCCCGAGGCGGCGCCGACCCACGACGGGGCGTCGACGGGCGTCATCCCCGCCGACCGCGCCGAGGAGGTCGGCCACAAGGAGTTCGGCAAGCACGGCGATGTCATCGTCTATCGCCCGGACGGCAACAACAGGCGGACCCCCGTCATCCACCGGGCGATGCTGTGGGTCGAGGACGGCGAGAACTGGTACGACCGCGCGGACCCAGACGACATCGCCAACGCCGACAACTGCCAGGAACTGCGGCACTGTCCCGCGCCCCACGCCGGCTTCATCACGAAGGGCGACAACGGGGTGACGAACCCCAACTACGATCAGGTGTCGACGCTGTCGGCGCCGGTCCGACCCGAGTGGGTCGTCGGGACCGCGGAGCTGCGGGTACCTTACCTCGGACAGATTCGACTGCTGTTCTCGCAACTGTCGCCGGCACCGGCCGTCGAGTCGGCCGATGTCCCGACGACCGACGCCCGCTCCGGCGTCGAGCGACCGCTGGCCGTCGGGACCGCCGCGGCCGCCCCATCGTCGTCCGCTCCGGCCACGGCGACACCTCCATCGCCGTCCGCGCCCGCCGCGACTCCCCAGGCCGGCTCGGTTCCGGCCGCCTGACGCGCCCGCGGCTCCTTTCGACCGACGACTACTCCCCTTTCGACCGACGACTACTCCCCTGCCGCGTCGATCCAGCCCTCGACGCGAGCGGTGCCGACGCCGGCGGCCTCCGCGACGGTCTCGGGGTCGGATTCGGCCAACTGTGCGACCGTCAGGATGCCGCCCTCGCGGAGTCGCTCGGCGTAGGCCGGCCCGATGCCGTCTATCTCCTCGAGGTCCGACCCCTCGGTACCGGCCGGGTCGACCGCCTCCTCGGCGATTTCGTCCTCGGCCTCACCGGCGACGGCCTCCTCGATGGCGTGGGCCTCCTCCTCGACGGCCGCCTCGACGTCGACGTCTATCTCCTCGATGCCGATCTGGTCGGTCGCCGCCTCGACGGCCGCCTCGACCTCGGCGAGGCGTTCGGGGTCGTCGGTGGACTTCTCGATGTACCACTCGGCGACGCGGGGCCAGACGTCGCGGTGGCTCGACCCCGACACCGCCAGCCCGATGTGACCCGTCGGGTACTCGATGATCTCGGTGTCGTCGCTGCCGACCACCTCGTTGAACGGCTTGCTGGCCCCCGAGGGGATGAGGTGGTCGTACTCGCCCGTAATCTGGAGGACGGGGACCTCGATGGACGTGATATCGACGTGTTCGCCGCCGAGGTACAGCTCGTTGCGGTGGAGCTTGTTCTCCTGGTAGATGTCCCGGAGGAACTGGACGTAGGCCTCGCCGGCGACGTCGATGCCCTCGTCGAGCCACTGCTCCATCCGGCCGAAGTTCTCGACGAAGTCGTCGTTGTCGAGGTTGTCGTACAGGCGGACGTACTTCGAGACGTAGTTGGCGACGGGGTCCATCAGGGCGAAGCCGACGTCGAGCATCTCGGCGGGGACGTTCCCGTAGACGTCGACGACGTCCTCGGGGTCGTAGTACTCCTGGTCGCCCCACAGTTCGAGGACGCCGCCGGTGTCCTCGAAGCAGAGCCCGGCGGCCATCAGCCCGAGCGTCCGCACTTTCTCCTGGTGGAGGGCGGTGTACATCGCGGTCATCGTTCCGCCCATGCAGTAGCCGAGAATGTTGATGCGGTCCTGTCCGGACCGTTCCCGGACGACATCGACGCAGTTGTCGATGTAGCGGTTGACGTAGTCCTCGAGCGTGAGGTGCTGGTCGAGCCGGGACGGCTCGTTCCAGTCGACGAGGTAGACGTCGTGGCCGGCCTCGAGCAGCCGCCGGACGACGCTGCGGTCCGGCTGCAGGTCGAGGATGAACGGCTTGTTGATGAGCGCGTAGACGACGAGGATGGGCGTCTCGTGCTGCTCGTCGGTCAGCGACTCGTAGTGGAGCAGTTCCAGTTTGTTCTCGGTGTAGACGACCTCGCTGGGAGTGTGTCCGACCTCGACGTCCTCCAGTTTCTCCAGTTGCTCGGGTGCGGCCTGCGTCTTCTCGAAGGCGTCCGTGGTGGCCTCCATCAGCTCCCGCTGGAAGTTCAGCGGCGCGAAGAAGGGGTTCTCGGAGCTCATTCCAGCGCCTCGATGACGCGGTCGAGCTTCTCCTCGACGCGGTGCTGGCGGCGCTCCAGTTCGACGAGCCGCTCGCCCACCTCCTCGACGTCTGACTGGGTCGGCATCCCGAGTTCGGCCAGCGTCTCCTCGCCTACCTCGTCGGTCTGCTCGCGGAGGTCCATCATCGCACGGACGAGCTGGCCGTTGGCCGCCGCGAACGCCGACGTGCTCATCACCT
This genomic interval carries:
- a CDS encoding DNA-directed DNA polymerase II small subunit; the encoded protein is MPLEEPARIARELASHGYAADREAITLLAGAEDPETALVVAVEATPDDALKLSAADVRDALDGKPRGRRDPISAAADGEAERSEASGTASGVGGPASGEADEVETSETVSGEATANGTAPPDGAATAESAAGAEPDAVTPEDPSVSTGTTGDEQGEEGGGVPVETKGSAEGRDIDPSLRSLSVANDMTGRSTGTGEYGDFVSTFRDRYERLAGKLKGRVNHRNADALSASPGGGEAGMVGMVADISSTKSGHWIIDLEDTTGVFPCLVMKDRPIAGLVDELLYDEVIAVEGSLSDDGSILFVDDIHFPNVPRTFEPSTADRPVQAALISDVHVGSEEFMRDAWQRFTSWLHTEAAERIEYLLIAGDMVEGVGVYPDQDEELDIVDIFAQYEAFAEHLKEVPGDMEIVMIPGNHDAVRLAEPQPGFDEELRDIMSVHDARIVSNPAVVTVEGVSVLMYHGVSLDEVIAELPEEKASYDDPDRAMYQLLKKRHVAPQFGGHTRLAPEEQDYLVIDEVPDVFHTGHVHKLGWGKYRNVLAVNSGCWQAQTDFQKSVNIDPDAGFAPVLDLDTLEMTVHKFS
- a CDS encoding S26 family signal peptidase, whose amino-acid sequence is MSDAGDGPDDGRPSGIVGWLKWFWTTDEGVALYVRDVVTSVGAVLVVGLLLFAVSGIWPPMVAIESGSMNPNMERGDLVFVVSDERFVPEAAPTHDGASTGVIPADRAEEVGHKEFGKHGDVIVYRPDGNNRRTPVIHRAMLWVEDGENWYDRADPDDIANADNCQELRHCPAPHAGFITKGDNGVTNPNYDQVSTLSAPVRPEWVVGTAELRVPYLGQIRLLFSQLSPAPAVESADVPTTDARSGVERPLAVGTAAAAPSSSAPATATPPSPSAPAATPQAGSVPAA
- the phaC gene encoding class III poly(R)-hydroxyalkanoic acid synthase subunit PhaC; amino-acid sequence: MSSENPFFAPLNFQRELMEATTDAFEKTQAAPEQLEKLEDVEVGHTPSEVVYTENKLELLHYESLTDEQHETPILVVYALINKPFILDLQPDRSVVRRLLEAGHDVYLVDWNEPSRLDQHLTLEDYVNRYIDNCVDVVRERSGQDRINILGYCMGGTMTAMYTALHQEKVRTLGLMAAGLCFEDTGGVLELWGDQEYYDPEDVVDVYGNVPAEMLDVGFALMDPVANYVSKYVRLYDNLDNDDFVENFGRMEQWLDEGIDVAGEAYVQFLRDIYQENKLHRNELYLGGEHVDITSIEVPVLQITGEYDHLIPSGASKPFNEVVGSDDTEIIEYPTGHIGLAVSGSSHRDVWPRVAEWYIEKSTDDPERLAEVEAAVEAATDQIGIEEIDVDVEAAVEEEAHAIEEAVAGEAEDEIAEEAVDPAGTEGSDLEEIDGIGPAYAERLREGGILTVAQLAESDPETVAEAAGVGTARVEGWIDAAGE